The sequence ATATACTGCCCCTGGCTACATATTACCGTAAGATTCAAAGATAAATCACATTTTAGTTGCGAAAAGGTTCCATATATAACTAACAAAAGGTTTAAGTCTTTTCTTCATGCAGAATTATTTAAAGATGGAAATTTCAACCCATTTACCTATAGCGTAAATGGGTAAATTCGGGTAATGTTTTATTTCTGAGGGGTCAactaggtaaaaaaaaaaaaaagctaatgGGTTGAGAGTTGCCCGATTCAGTAGCCATATTTCACGAACTAACTAGTTATAAAACTTCCAAATTAATGGATGAAAGTGTATCAGGTCAACCAAGCCCGATTAACATGTACATACCCATTACGGTATGGGCCCCACCCGCTTATCCTGCAAGCTTTACAACTGTAAAATGAATATGAAATGCATATGCATACAAGAAAAGACTAAATAACTTACAAAATGAGAAGCAATGATCCTTGGGAATAAAGAAGCAACAAGCATTCCAGGAACCAGTTTATCATGAAATCCAGCATCCCTTGCAAATTCAGGATCAAGATGCAAAGGGTTTGCGTCAAAGCTCACATTCGAATAGTCAACGAGATCTTGACTCGTGAATACTCTCGTTTGTTTCAACTTATCTCCTGTTGTAAGCACCGATGATGTCGAGGTGTATCTCGAAACTTGAATGTAGTTGAGCAACATACGTTTGATTATCATCGTATCAAAGACTTCACATGACCTGAATTATAAACGAAAATGTAATCTATTAGTCAAAGATTACATCACAAACCGATTCACATTCTTCACACACATTTCATTATGATCAATCTtgtaatgattcaaacatatttgttaCATCAAATTAAAGTGAAAACCAAATTTGGAAGAgggattataattttaaatttcttTGAAGCATTTCAACAAACAGTTGGCGCACATCGtaattaacataaataaccattcatATTACATGAGAATAAACAGCATATATCACAATTATGTACTTACTGTATCAATCATATATATAGAGGTAACGTTTTTGTATGTATAACTAACCTGAAGAAGGAAAAGGTGTAAAGTATTGAAGGAAGATCAGCTGACAATTTCAACTGAAAATACAAACTAAATTGTTTGCTAAATGCCTAAATGGGTCTCTTAGAAAGATTAAAGCTGAAAAGTATATGAGATTATTCGGCCCAATATGATGTATTTTCTGGGCTGGACTTTTCAACTGCTGTTTTTGTTTTCTTCAATTAAACAATTacgtatatatgtttatattttatatGCAATTCATCTTTATTTGTTAAAGTTGTTGGTTTTGTGTAGTTAAATTAAAGACCAGTATACGAAAATCTAAAGATACATTAGAACGAAAGGATTAATAAGTTATTTAACCGCTAAATTGTTGGTGTTAATTGAATCTTGAGGTCGAGATTTCTAGCAAATCATTAATTTTTTGGTATCGATTTAGTTGAATCAATCAATGAATTATGGATTAACTCGATGCCCAACGTCTTTATTAAACTTGGATGGGTTTTGAGATACCTGGGAATTAGAGAGAACTGGCTGGAAACTGAATAGGCGAATAACCCTAAATTGTAACGTTTAAGCTCCTTACTGCACTGATACACTGTCGGCCGACAAGCCCGTCAGTCGTCCGACAGGCCTGTTTGTCGTGCAACGGTCTCGTCTGACTTTAAACTCGTGTCGTTCGATATAAATAAGGATTTaaaatgcaccaacaaactcctccTAGGATCTAGTTATGTCAACATTCATTATTTAGCCAGACTTATACACCACTAAATTCCCTTGAGGATCAGCATACTCCCCCTAGGATGTGAGGTTACTTTCTGCTTCACTTGATTTCCCCTATGCACTAAAAAAACTCTCTTATATGACACATATCTTCTTTATTCATTGATAATTGCAATTCGATATTCCATCCTTGTCATATTCCATTGGTAATCGCAAGTCAATACAATTTTTAAGAAATACAACTTGTTGAACCTTTTAGTAAAATCTCTTTAGATACCCGAAGGCTTATACTCAACAATCTTCAAAGTTCACCAGTCATCAGATTAACCCTAACTTATGACTGTTGTGACTTTAGGTTCTCCAATCTCTTCTAATCTTCATAGATATAGCAGAATTTAGAATTTGACTTTGCCCATAAATAATCAGATGCTTCTGATTACCCCACAGTTATTTATATTCTATTCTAAAGCCTCATAACCTGCACACGGTAACATCAAAGGGTACAATGACATATATAACCATGAGCACGTTAGACATAATCAATCCCTCGTTTCTTTACAACATAAACACTATAATCACCGAGACGGTTAATTAAGAAGATTTCTTCCTTTTTCTCTCACATATGTCATTCCTTCACATTGTTGGACATTCTTCAGCACATCAGAAACTCCAACTTTAACTTCATCTTGCAGTTAACATATGACGTGTGCTCATGTTGTGTATATGTGCAGAATCAACCTTTAAATTTATAACCTATACTAATACCCCACAGTAATTTATGCTCTTTAAGGTAAGTAGTTTGTCACTCCATAGGTGATTAATTTATTAAATTATTTCAATTGTTGAGATGTTTTTACCCGTGAGAGCACCTAAATGGTGAGTGTATTGACTTGTAGTTTAAGACTTAACCGGTGAGGACCTGTGTGATTAGCTACCCTATGGCCTTTATTTGTCTTGTCCCATGAATTTTAAGTTGTACAAATGCTTTAATAGACATGACATAGCCGAAGTGAGATCACCTATGTGAGTTATGTAATGAAAATGTTAAGGAAATATCTAtgattgtaattttttttattacataCCAATTTTAAGTCAGACTACTCTGGTCGCTAGCACTTGAATACATAACCATACATATAGGGTGCTAAAGTTTTATTGCCTAaatacatatccaaatatatattgctATCAATGCAATTAGTTATCATTTCTTGTGTTTGCGGCATTTTACTCTCTTGAAAAAGTTTATACTCATAAGTGCTAAGTATACAATTTTGAAGTAGAAAAATCATATATTTTTTTATTCTAAAGGACCCTTTAAGAGATTTCTCTTTTCTAACTATGAGTTGAACGCTACTGTTTTACATCATAAGCAACGGCGAGCCATCATACATTACATCATTGTAATACATCATCATCATGCTCTCCATTACATCATTGATCATGTACATCACATATATGCTATTATTTGAAGACATGAGGCGACATTTTTGGGagaacaaattaaaaaaaaaagatatatttATATGTCAAATATGTGAAACGATTGTGAACTTATAGCTCCTATCATAGGGCATAATTAACATGCACCCACTGACACATAAGATTCGTTCTCATTACACTCATATACATATCCGAGTTGAAGACTTTAAATGTTTCCTACATACATATGTTGCTGTGATCGACATTACCATTGACTTGTGGTATAAGGTATTGCTTATTAACTTAGTGTTGGAACTTGGATACGGTTTGACCCGAATCCAATCCGCCCACTAACTTCCTTAGTACTTAATACCAATATGTTGGTACTTAATTTGGATTAAGTACACATTTATATTATTAGTTAATAGTATTAACTAATCATTAATATGGTGGTTAATGGGGTCCTTTGGTATTCATGGAAGTTTTACTTGTAAGACTCTATAAATAGAGTCATGTCATTTTGTTGAAATGACAAGGAATAACACATAAACTAGTGAGTTGAgagatgtaaagacccgtcctaatccataagaatgaataccataacatatgattatattgcgaggtatttgacctctatatgatacattttacaaacattgcattcgttttaaaagacaaactttcattacatcgaaagttgacaggcatgcataccctttcataatatatccaaactataaatgacttaatagtaatcttgttgaactcaatgactcgaatgcaacgtcttttgaaatatgtcataaatgactccaagtaatatctctaaatgagcaaatgcacagcagaagatttctttcaaacctgagaataaacatgctttcaagtgtcaaccaaaaggttggtgttcattagtttatcataaacattcatttccatcattttaatagaccacaagatttcatatatttaattgtacgcgtaacccgagtacaaaatatcacgcgtaacccgcgaattaaaaatcattcatatggtgaacgcttgataaccgacttaactttaatgcatagaatatccccaaacagaacctctcgtctgtataataataataatctcgaagtactaaagcatccgtaccccggaagggacttgtcgaggtccatagatctatctttaggattcgcgtcaattaggggccatacccgtttcctaattattaggttaccaagctaaaaatgggtgata comes from Rutidosis leptorrhynchoides isolate AG116_Rl617_1_P2 chromosome 4, CSIRO_AGI_Rlap_v1, whole genome shotgun sequence and encodes:
- the LOC139844383 gene encoding 3-hydroxyacyl-[acyl-carrier-protein] dehydratase FERN, mitochondrial — translated: MIIKRMLLNYIQVSRYTSTSSVLTTGDKLKQTRVFTSQDLVDYSNVSFDANPLHLDPEFARDAGFHDKLVPGMLVASLFPRIIASHFPGAVYASQTLHFRLPVYVNKEITGEVEATSIRQLKKKYIAKFTTRCFDNTGVIVLDGEAMAVLPTLCPTQG